From Agrobacterium tumefaciens, a single genomic window includes:
- a CDS encoding mannitol dehydrogenase family protein produces the protein MTCKLSLATLDEAKKTASVPAYSRSDLSAGMVHFGVGNFHRAHQAVYLDDLFNMGADQDFAIVGAGVLPSDELMREKLATQDFLTTVVEQDNNRTGARVTGPMIDILPVGVAQTTIEALSDPKIRIVSMTITEGGYFIDASGDFNPSHPAIVGDANSPSSPKTVFGLIVAGLKARRDKGVQPFTIMSCDNIPHNGKVTKNAVVGLAALSDPAFATWIGENVSFPNSMVDRITPATGERERNIARDEFGIEDNWPVFCEEFKQWVMEDKFPAGRPALEKAGVQFVPDVAPYEHMKIRILNGGHAAIAYPAALLDVHFVHEAMEHPLIRSFLAKLEKEEIIPIIPPVPDTDLNEYFDLIERRFLNPKIGDTIPRLAQDGSNRQPKFILPSTADRLASGQDIVGLSLVSALWCRYFYGTSDSGKQIVFNDASAERLQAAAIKAKDDPMAFLALRDIFGEVAESELFRKRFAHALATLWKDGTAKTLQLYLDGKLAET, from the coding sequence ATGACATGCAAACTCTCACTTGCAACACTCGATGAAGCCAAAAAAACGGCATCGGTTCCGGCCTATTCCCGTTCTGATCTCAGTGCCGGGATGGTGCACTTTGGTGTCGGCAATTTTCATCGTGCCCATCAGGCGGTCTATCTTGATGACCTCTTCAACATGGGGGCCGACCAGGATTTTGCGATCGTTGGCGCCGGTGTTTTGCCTTCCGATGAGTTGATGCGTGAGAAGCTTGCTACCCAGGATTTCCTGACCACTGTTGTGGAGCAGGACAACAATCGCACCGGCGCCCGCGTCACGGGCCCGATGATCGACATCCTGCCGGTGGGAGTTGCGCAGACCACGATCGAGGCGCTGTCCGATCCAAAGATCCGGATCGTTTCGATGACCATAACCGAAGGCGGTTATTTCATTGATGCATCAGGGGACTTCAATCCCTCCCATCCCGCAATTGTCGGAGATGCAAACAGCCCGTCGTCACCGAAGACGGTGTTCGGATTGATCGTTGCGGGATTGAAAGCCCGCCGCGACAAGGGTGTCCAGCCATTCACGATCATGTCCTGCGACAACATTCCTCATAACGGCAAGGTTACGAAAAACGCTGTTGTCGGGCTTGCGGCGCTCTCCGATCCTGCCTTTGCCACCTGGATTGGCGAGAATGTCTCGTTCCCGAACTCCATGGTTGATCGCATCACGCCTGCAACAGGTGAGCGTGAGCGCAACATAGCTCGCGATGAATTCGGTATCGAGGATAATTGGCCGGTATTTTGCGAAGAGTTCAAGCAATGGGTGATGGAGGACAAGTTTCCTGCAGGTCGACCGGCGCTTGAAAAGGCAGGGGTCCAGTTCGTGCCCGATGTCGCACCCTACGAGCATATGAAAATCCGCATCCTCAACGGTGGGCACGCGGCGATCGCTTATCCCGCTGCTCTTCTTGATGTCCATTTCGTACACGAGGCGATGGAGCACCCGCTCATCCGTTCGTTTCTCGCCAAGCTTGAGAAAGAAGAAATCATTCCGATCATTCCGCCTGTGCCAGACACGGATCTGAACGAATATTTCGATCTGATCGAACGCCGCTTTCTCAATCCGAAGATCGGGGACACTATTCCGCGTCTTGCGCAGGATGGCTCCAACCGCCAACCGAAATTCATCCTGCCATCCACGGCTGACCGTTTGGCCTCGGGCCAGGACATCGTCGGGCTGTCTCTCGTTTCCGCGCTCTGGTGCCGGTACTTCTACGGAACGTCCGACAGCGGCAAACAGATTGTGTTCAATGACGCCAGTGCCGAACGGCTTCAGGCTGCAGCCATCAAAGCCAAGGACGATCCGATGGCGTTCCTCGCCTTGCGTGACATCTTCGGTGAGGTTGCCGAATCGGAGCTTTTCCGTAAACGCTTCGCCCACGCGTTGGCGACGCTGTGGAAAGATGGTACCGCCAAGACGCTGCAACTTTATCTGGACGGCAAGCTGGCCGAGACGTGA
- a CDS encoding amidohydrolase, with the protein MPILNRVAEMQEEVAGWRRHLHQTPELLYDVFETSKFVAEKLQSFGCDIVETGIGKTGVVGIIKGRHGDGPTIGFRSDMDALPILETSGKPWSSKTPGKAHSCGHDGHTAMLLGAAQYLAETRNFKGSVAVIFQPAEEGGAGALAMLNDGMMEKFGISQVYGMHNEPGIPVGNFAIRKGSTMAAADSFEITITGRGSHAAAPHLSIDPVLTSAHVIIALQSIVSREMDPLKSLVVTVATTHGGTASNVIPGAVTLTGTVRTLLPETRDFAEKRLKEVATATAMAHGATAEVRYDRGYPVTFNHAEETEFATGVAMGVAGKTAVNTNPNPHMGAEDFSYMLEARPGAFIFIGNGNTAGLHNAAYDFNDDALPYGISYWVSMAETALAA; encoded by the coding sequence ATGCCGATATTGAACCGAGTGGCCGAAATGCAGGAAGAAGTTGCCGGCTGGAGGCGCCATCTGCATCAGACTCCGGAACTGCTCTATGACGTTTTCGAAACGTCGAAATTCGTGGCCGAAAAACTGCAATCCTTCGGTTGCGATATTGTGGAAACAGGCATCGGCAAGACGGGCGTTGTCGGCATCATCAAGGGGCGTCATGGCGATGGCCCGACGATCGGTTTCCGTTCCGACATGGATGCGCTGCCGATCCTGGAAACCAGCGGCAAACCATGGTCTTCGAAGACCCCTGGCAAGGCCCATTCCTGTGGTCATGACGGCCATACTGCAATGCTGCTGGGGGCAGCCCAATACCTTGCCGAAACCCGCAATTTCAAAGGTTCGGTCGCCGTGATTTTCCAGCCGGCGGAAGAGGGTGGGGCTGGCGCGCTTGCTATGCTGAACGACGGCATGATGGAAAAGTTTGGCATTTCGCAGGTCTACGGAATGCACAATGAGCCGGGCATTCCAGTCGGCAACTTTGCCATCCGCAAAGGCTCGACGATGGCGGCAGCCGACAGTTTTGAAATCACCATCACGGGTAGGGGCAGTCATGCCGCCGCGCCGCACCTTTCGATCGATCCGGTACTGACGTCTGCACACGTCATCATCGCACTGCAATCAATCGTTTCGCGGGAGATGGACCCATTGAAGTCGCTCGTGGTGACGGTCGCGACGACGCATGGCGGAACGGCGTCGAACGTCATTCCGGGCGCTGTGACGTTGACGGGAACGGTGCGAACTCTTTTGCCGGAAACACGTGATTTTGCCGAAAAACGCTTGAAAGAAGTGGCTACGGCCACCGCGATGGCACACGGCGCCACAGCCGAAGTGAGATATGACCGCGGTTACCCCGTCACCTTCAATCACGCCGAAGAAACCGAGTTCGCGACCGGCGTCGCCATGGGGGTGGCAGGTAAGACGGCCGTCAACACCAACCCCAACCCTCATATGGGCGCAGAGGATTTTTCCTACATGCTTGAGGCACGTCCAGGCGCGTTCATATTCATCGGCAACGGTAACACCGCCGGTCTGCACAATGCCGCTTATGATTTCAACGACGATGCGCTGCCTTACGGCATCAGCTACTGGGTTTCGATGGCCGAAACCGCACTTGCTGCGTGA
- a CDS encoding L-iditol 2-dehydrogenase produces MSGRLNGKSALITGSARGIGRAFAEAYVLEGATVAIADINFERAAKTANEIGENAYAVELDVTKQHSIDTAIRTVESRRGGIDILVNNAALFDLAPIVEISRDSYDRLFSINVSGTLFMMQSAAKSMIERGNGGKIINMASQAGRRGEALVGVYCATKAAVISLTQSAGLDLIKHGINVNAIAPGVVDGEHWDGVDALFAKYENRPRGEKKKLVGEAVPFGRMGRAEDLTGMAIFLASAEAEYIVAQTYNVDGGNWMS; encoded by the coding sequence ATGAGTGGACGTCTGAACGGCAAGTCGGCCCTCATTACGGGGTCGGCTCGCGGCATCGGTCGCGCATTTGCCGAAGCCTATGTGCTGGAAGGCGCGACGGTTGCGATTGCCGACATCAATTTCGAGCGCGCTGCAAAAACTGCCAATGAGATCGGCGAGAATGCCTATGCGGTAGAGCTCGACGTCACGAAGCAGCATTCGATCGATACGGCAATCCGGACTGTGGAAAGCCGGCGAGGTGGCATCGACATTCTCGTGAACAACGCCGCACTGTTTGATCTGGCACCCATCGTTGAGATCTCGCGCGACAGTTACGATCGGCTGTTCTCCATTAACGTCTCCGGAACGCTGTTCATGATGCAGTCAGCGGCGAAGTCGATGATTGAGCGCGGCAACGGCGGCAAGATCATCAACATGGCCAGTCAGGCTGGTCGCCGCGGTGAAGCCCTCGTCGGCGTTTATTGTGCCACCAAAGCCGCCGTTATCAGTCTGACGCAGTCAGCCGGACTGGATCTCATCAAACACGGCATCAACGTCAACGCGATCGCACCCGGCGTGGTGGATGGCGAGCATTGGGACGGTGTCGACGCCCTCTTCGCAAAATACGAAAACCGGCCGCGCGGCGAAAAGAAGAAGCTTGTTGGTGAGGCGGTACCGTTTGGCCGCATGGGCCGCGCTGAGGATCTGACCGGCATGGCGATTTTCCTCGCCTCTGCAGAAGCCGAATACATCGTCGCCCAGACCTACAACGTGGATGGCGGCAACTGGATGAGCTGA
- a CDS encoding sugar ABC transporter permease encodes MATRNTSGLARLMLAPSVLLLLVWMIVPLAMTLWFSFQNYNLLNPANVSFAGLFNYQFFYTDPAFFQSIWNTLLIVGGVLLITVVGGTAIALLLDQEIFGQGIVRILVISPFFVMPPVAALVWKNMIMHPGYGVLADLARFFGLQPVDWFAQFPLLSIIIIVAWQWLPFATLILLTALQSLDAEQKEAAEMDGANFVNRFIYLTLPHLSRAITVVILIQTIFLLGVYAEILVTTNGGPGYASTNLAFLIYRTALLGYDVGGASAGGIIAVILANIVAIFLMRAVGKNLDR; translated from the coding sequence ATGGCGACGCGGAACACAAGTGGTTTGGCGCGGCTGATGCTTGCACCGTCTGTATTGCTGCTGCTGGTTTGGATGATCGTGCCTCTGGCGATGACGCTGTGGTTTTCGTTCCAGAACTACAATCTTCTGAACCCTGCCAATGTCAGTTTTGCTGGGCTCTTCAATTATCAGTTCTTCTACACCGATCCGGCCTTCTTCCAGTCCATCTGGAACACGCTCCTGATCGTCGGGGGTGTCCTGCTCATTACTGTCGTCGGCGGCACTGCCATCGCGTTGCTGCTTGATCAGGAGATTTTTGGACAAGGTATCGTCCGCATCCTCGTCATTTCGCCATTTTTCGTGATGCCACCGGTCGCCGCACTGGTCTGGAAGAACATGATCATGCATCCTGGCTACGGGGTACTTGCTGATCTAGCCCGCTTCTTTGGCCTGCAACCGGTCGACTGGTTCGCGCAATTTCCGCTTCTGTCCATCATCATCATCGTTGCATGGCAGTGGTTGCCGTTTGCCACGCTGATCCTCCTCACTGCCTTGCAATCGCTTGATGCTGAGCAGAAGGAGGCGGCGGAAATGGATGGCGCGAATTTCGTCAACCGCTTCATCTATCTGACGTTGCCGCATCTTTCCCGAGCCATCACGGTCGTTATTCTGATCCAGACGATTTTCCTGCTCGGTGTCTATGCAGAAATCCTCGTTACCACCAACGGTGGTCCGGGTTACGCCTCCACCAACCTCGCCTTCCTCATCTACCGCACCGCGCTGCTCGGTTACGACGTCGGTGGCGCATCGGCCGGCGGCATCATTGCTGTCATCCTCGCCAACATCGTCGCCATCTTCCTGATGCGCGCCGTCGGCAAGAACCTCGATCGCTAA
- a CDS encoding sugar ABC transporter substrate-binding protein, whose amino-acid sequence MTLKTILLGACSALAFSTLASAETLTIATVNNGDMIRMQGLTSDFTAKNPDIQVEWVTLEENVLRERVTTDIATNGGQYDIMTIGNYEVPIWAKQGWLLPLEKLGDKYDVDDLLPAIRGGLSNEGKLYAAPFYGESAMIMYRKDLFDKAGLKMPENPTWEFIGDAARKVTDRSADINGICLRGKAGWGENMAFITALTNSFGGRWFDENWKPQFDQPEWKNALQFYVDLMKDAGPSGASSNGFNENLTLFQQGKCGMWIDATVAASFVSNPKDSTVADKVGYAIFPTQGELKNHGNWLWSWNLAIPKSSQKSDAAEKFIAWATSKEYTDLVASKEGWANVPPGTRTSLYKNAEYEKAAPFAKPTLAAMDAADITKPTVKPVPYTGGQFVAIPEFQALGTTVGQLFSAVVAGQSSVDDALAGAQSTATREMTRAGYIK is encoded by the coding sequence ATGACGTTGAAGACCATTTTGCTGGGCGCCTGCTCGGCTCTCGCCTTTTCCACCCTTGCTTCTGCTGAAACGCTGACGATCGCCACCGTAAACAATGGCGACATGATCCGCATGCAGGGGCTCACCTCCGACTTCACGGCCAAGAACCCTGACATTCAGGTAGAATGGGTCACGCTCGAAGAAAACGTTCTGCGTGAACGTGTGACAACGGATATCGCCACCAATGGCGGTCAATACGACATCATGACCATCGGCAACTACGAAGTGCCGATCTGGGCCAAGCAGGGCTGGCTGCTGCCGCTCGAAAAACTTGGCGACAAGTACGACGTGGACGATCTCCTGCCCGCAATTCGTGGCGGTCTGTCCAATGAGGGTAAACTTTACGCCGCTCCATTCTACGGTGAATCCGCGATGATCATGTATCGCAAGGATCTGTTCGATAAAGCCGGTCTGAAGATGCCTGAAAACCCGACCTGGGAATTCATCGGTGACGCGGCGCGCAAGGTTACCGACCGCTCTGCCGACATCAACGGTATTTGCCTGCGCGGCAAGGCCGGTTGGGGCGAGAACATGGCCTTCATCACGGCTCTGACGAACTCGTTTGGCGGCCGATGGTTTGATGAAAACTGGAAGCCCCAGTTCGATCAGCCCGAATGGAAAAATGCTCTGCAGTTCTACGTCGATCTGATGAAGGATGCCGGCCCTTCCGGTGCGTCGTCGAACGGCTTCAACGAAAATCTGACGCTGTTCCAACAGGGCAAATGCGGCATGTGGATCGATGCGACCGTCGCAGCATCCTTCGTGTCTAACCCGAAAGACTCCACTGTGGCCGACAAGGTTGGCTATGCGATCTTCCCAACGCAGGGCGAGTTGAAGAACCATGGCAATTGGCTGTGGTCCTGGAACCTTGCGATCCCGAAGAGCTCGCAGAAGTCTGACGCGGCCGAGAAGTTCATTGCCTGGGCAACCAGCAAGGAATACACGGACCTCGTCGCTTCCAAGGAAGGTTGGGCAAACGTGCCTCCAGGTACGCGCACCTCGCTTTACAAGAACGCCGAGTATGAAAAGGCGGCTCCATTCGCCAAACCGACGCTTGCCGCCATGGACGCTGCCGATATCACCAAGCCGACCGTCAAGCCGGTTCCCTATACCGGTGGTCAGTTCGTAGCGATCCCTGAGTTCCAGGCGCTCGGCACGACGGTTGGTCAGCTCTTCTCGGCTGTTGTCGCCGGTCAGTCGAGCGTTGACGATGCACTGGCAGGTGCTCAGTCCACCGCAACGCGTGAGATGACCCGCGCTGGATACATCAAGTAA
- a CDS encoding ABC transporter ATP-binding protein produces MGSISLKKVSKVFGEAKVIPSIDLDINDGEFVVFVGPSGCGKSTLLRLIAGLEDVSGGQIVIDGKDVTEKAPAERGLAMVFQSYALYPHMSVRNNIAFPLKMAKLDKAVIDKKVEDAARVLNLTDYLERRPSQLSGGQRQRVAIGRAIVREPSAFLFDEPLSNLDAALRGTMRLEISELHNTLKTTMIYVTHDQVEAMTMADKIVVLNRGNIEQVGSPMELYRSPANLFVAGFIGSPRMNLITGDYARAKGAATVGVRPEHLSLSKENGVWRGTVTVAEHLGSDTFLHLDVDGIGPVTARADGEFACKHGDTVFISPDETKVHRFNEKGVAL; encoded by the coding sequence ATGGGCAGTATTTCGCTAAAAAAAGTCTCCAAGGTCTTCGGTGAAGCCAAGGTCATTCCCTCTATTGATCTTGATATCAACGATGGCGAATTTGTCGTGTTTGTCGGTCCTTCCGGTTGCGGAAAGTCCACGCTCCTGCGTCTCATTGCGGGTCTTGAGGATGTCTCGGGCGGGCAGATTGTCATTGATGGCAAGGATGTTACCGAAAAGGCTCCTGCCGAACGTGGCCTTGCTATGGTGTTTCAGTCTTACGCGCTCTATCCGCATATGAGCGTCAGAAACAACATCGCCTTTCCGCTGAAAATGGCCAAACTCGACAAGGCCGTGATCGACAAGAAGGTCGAAGATGCCGCACGCGTTCTCAATCTGACCGATTATCTTGAGCGTCGTCCTTCGCAGTTATCCGGTGGTCAACGCCAGCGTGTTGCCATCGGTCGCGCCATCGTCCGCGAACCGTCTGCCTTCCTGTTCGATGAACCGCTCTCCAACCTGGATGCGGCCCTGCGCGGCACAATGCGGCTCGAAATCTCCGAGCTGCACAACACCCTTAAGACGACGATGATTTACGTCACGCACGATCAGGTCGAAGCCATGACAATGGCTGACAAGATCGTCGTGTTGAACCGCGGCAATATCGAACAGGTCGGGTCTCCCATGGAGCTTTACCGCAGCCCCGCAAACCTCTTCGTCGCCGGCTTCATCGGTTCGCCGCGCATGAACCTCATCACGGGTGATTACGCGCGTGCCAAAGGTGCCGCAACCGTCGGTGTCCGTCCCGAGCATCTTTCGCTTTCCAAGGAAAACGGAGTGTGGAGGGGTACCGTGACCGTTGCCGAACATCTCGGCTCCGACACTTTCCTGCACCTCGACGTAGATGGCATCGGTCCGGTCACAGCGCGCGCCGATGGCGAATTTGCCTGCAAGCATGGTGACACGGTTTTCATTTCGCCAGACGAGACCAAGGTCCATCGCTTCAATGAAAAAGGCGTCGCATTATGA
- a CDS encoding ABC transporter ATP-binding protein, translated as MLLAATSMEQTGGSVSPVLSVQNMTTSFRVDGAWKPVVRNMSFEIAPRETVAIVGESGSGKSVTSLSIMRLLDKKSSRIEGRVMLGGRDLLALPEEEMRRVRGKDISMIFQEPMTSLNPIFPIGKQIAEALTVHQDISSAAAKAEVIRLLEKVRIPNAKNRFDEYPHQFSGGMRQRVMIAMALASKPKLLIADEPTTALDVTIQGQILDLIKTLQEEEGMSVLFITHDMGVVAEVSDRTIVMFRGDVVETGTTDDIFHRGKHPYTRALLSAVPKLGSMKERELPSRFPIIDIKTGESQPVIEVKDTVSTSRTPILAVKDLTTRFDIRSGLLGRKSGAVHAVEKVSFDLAEGETLSLVGESGCGKSTTGRSITRLIEPTSGNVMLDGYEVMKLDKATLRTMRRSVQMIFQDPFASLDPRMSVGAAIMEPFVEHRLGSKSEARDKAADLMGKVGLSADMMKRFPHEFSGGQRQRVAIARSLMLDPKVIVADEAVSALDVSIKAQVCNLLLDLQQNLNLAFLFISHDMAVVERVSHRVAVMYLGEIVEIGPRAAVFDNPQHPYTRKLMSAVPVPDPARRQMKRNMATDEIKSPIRPVDYVPPQRNYREVSPGHLVQEAA; from the coding sequence ATGCTTTTGGCGGCAACGTCCATGGAACAGACTGGCGGTTCAGTGAGCCCGGTCCTCTCCGTACAGAACATGACCACGTCCTTTCGCGTCGACGGCGCCTGGAAACCTGTGGTCCGTAACATGAGCTTCGAAATCGCACCGCGTGAAACGGTCGCGATCGTTGGCGAGAGCGGTTCAGGAAAAAGCGTCACCTCACTTTCGATCATGCGCCTTCTCGACAAGAAATCGAGCAGGATTGAGGGTAGGGTCATGCTCGGTGGTCGCGATCTCCTGGCATTGCCCGAAGAGGAAATGCGCAGGGTCCGTGGCAAGGACATCTCGATGATTTTCCAGGAGCCGATGACCAGCCTCAACCCGATCTTCCCGATCGGCAAGCAGATTGCCGAGGCATTGACCGTGCATCAGGATATTTCGTCGGCGGCAGCAAAGGCCGAGGTGATCCGTCTCTTGGAGAAGGTACGTATCCCGAATGCCAAGAATCGTTTCGATGAGTATCCACATCAGTTTTCGGGTGGCATGCGCCAGCGCGTGATGATCGCCATGGCGCTTGCCTCGAAACCGAAGCTCCTGATCGCTGACGAGCCGACGACCGCTCTGGATGTCACGATCCAGGGGCAGATCCTCGACCTTATCAAGACACTGCAGGAAGAAGAGGGCATGTCCGTTCTCTTCATCACTCACGACATGGGTGTTGTGGCAGAGGTTTCGGATCGTACGATCGTCATGTTCCGTGGCGATGTTGTGGAAACCGGTACGACCGACGACATTTTTCATCGCGGCAAGCATCCCTATACCCGCGCGCTTCTGTCGGCCGTGCCAAAGCTCGGTTCCATGAAGGAGCGCGAACTGCCTTCGCGTTTCCCGATCATCGATATCAAGACCGGTGAAAGCCAGCCTGTTATTGAGGTCAAGGACACCGTGTCGACGTCGAGAACGCCAATTCTGGCGGTCAAGGATTTGACCACACGCTTCGACATTCGCTCCGGACTGCTAGGGCGCAAATCTGGCGCGGTGCACGCGGTTGAAAAAGTCTCGTTTGATCTCGCTGAAGGTGAAACGCTATCATTGGTGGGAGAATCCGGTTGTGGAAAGTCCACCACCGGTCGCTCCATCACGCGCCTGATCGAGCCCACATCCGGCAATGTCATGCTGGATGGCTACGAGGTTATGAAGCTCGACAAGGCAACGCTACGCACCATGCGGCGCAGTGTGCAGATGATTTTCCAGGACCCGTTCGCCAGTCTCGATCCGCGCATGAGTGTCGGTGCGGCGATCATGGAGCCGTTCGTGGAACATCGTCTCGGCTCAAAGAGCGAAGCACGAGATAAAGCTGCCGACCTCATGGGAAAAGTTGGGCTGAGTGCGGATATGATGAAGCGTTTCCCGCATGAATTTTCAGGCGGACAGCGCCAGCGCGTGGCAATCGCGCGTTCGCTGATGCTCGATCCGAAGGTTATCGTTGCAGACGAGGCTGTCTCCGCGCTCGACGTGTCCATCAAGGCGCAGGTCTGCAATCTTCTCCTGGATCTGCAGCAGAACCTGAACCTCGCTTTCCTGTTTATTTCGCATGATATGGCGGTTGTTGAGCGGGTAAGTCACCGTGTCGCGGTGATGTATCTCGGTGAAATCGTCGAAATCGGCCCACGTGCGGCGGTCTTTGACAACCCGCAGCATCCCTATACGCGCAAGCTGATGTCGGCAGTTCCCGTACCCGATCCTGCACGACGGCAGATGAAACGCAACATGGCGACGGATGAGATCAAGAGCCCGATCCGACCAGTCGACTACGTTCCGCCTCAACGGAACTATCGCGAAGTCTCGCCTGGCCACCTGGTGCAGGAAGCAGCGTAA
- a CDS encoding carbohydrate ABC transporter permease yields MARKTSTRSKIGFSLAAWAVALILFFPILYAFLTSIKTEPEAIAGFSLIPSGTLENYITVQTQRDYFKPFMNSVVLSLGSTIIALMIAIPAAWAMAFSPTKRTKDILMWMLSTKMMPAVAVLVPIYLIFRNAGLLDTRIGLTIMLTFINLPIVIWMLYTYFREIPGEILEAARMDGASLWNEIIHVLTPMAVPGIASTLLLNVILAWNESFWTIRLTTTNAAPLTAFIASFSSPQGLFWAKLSAASMMAIAPILVIGWFSQKQLVRGLTFGAVK; encoded by the coding sequence ATGGCACGCAAAACATCAACCCGCTCCAAGATCGGCTTTTCTCTTGCCGCATGGGCCGTTGCCCTCATCCTGTTCTTTCCGATCCTTTACGCCTTCCTCACATCCATCAAGACGGAGCCTGAGGCGATCGCCGGGTTTAGCCTCATTCCTTCTGGAACATTGGAAAATTACATCACGGTGCAGACGCAGCGCGATTACTTCAAGCCGTTCATGAATTCCGTGGTCCTGTCGCTCGGTTCAACGATCATTGCACTTATGATCGCCATCCCGGCTGCATGGGCAATGGCCTTTTCTCCGACGAAGCGCACCAAGGACATCTTGATGTGGATGCTCTCCACCAAGATGATGCCGGCGGTTGCCGTTCTGGTGCCGATCTACCTGATTTTCCGCAATGCCGGCCTTCTCGATACCCGCATTGGCCTGACGATCATGCTGACCTTCATCAATTTGCCGATCGTCATATGGATGCTCTACACCTATTTTCGCGAAATCCCGGGGGAAATCCTTGAAGCGGCACGTATGGACGGAGCCTCGTTGTGGAACGAGATCATTCATGTCCTCACCCCGATGGCAGTTCCAGGCATAGCCTCGACACTTCTCCTGAACGTCATCCTTGCGTGGAACGAATCTTTCTGGACCATCCGGTTGACGACGACGAATGCAGCACCGTTGACGGCATTCATTGCCTCCTTCTCCAGTCCGCAGGGGCTTTTCTGGGCAAAGCTTTCGGCAGCCTCGATGATGGCGATCGCACCGATCCTTGTCATCGGCTGGTTTTCACAAAAACAACTTGTGCGCGGCCTGACCTTTGGCGCGGTGAAATAA
- a CDS encoding sugar-binding transcriptional regulator encodes MAKRSEAAHGRLDDAARAGWLYYVAGRTQDEIAAAMGISRQSAQRLVSLAVAERLIKVRLDHPIAACLEKSERLKERFNLKHAEVVPSDPAGVSSTVGIAEAGAAEIERWLKSAEPIVLAVGTGRTLKAAVDQLPPMECPQHRIVSLTGNIGRDGSAAYYNVIFSMADAIKARHFPMPLPVLCSSAEERELLHDQSIVRSTLALGATASVTFVGVGELGENAPLCLDGFLGVDEMKALMENGAVGEICGWFYDADGKVLDHPVNERVASVPIPSRDTCTVIGLAQGQRKQSSILAALRGGLLNGIITDEATSEYLLTH; translated from the coding sequence ATGGCCAAACGAAGCGAAGCAGCACATGGGCGGCTTGACGATGCGGCACGCGCCGGCTGGCTTTACTATGTCGCGGGCCGTACGCAGGACGAAATCGCTGCTGCCATGGGGATTTCGCGCCAGTCAGCGCAGCGCCTCGTCTCGCTTGCTGTTGCCGAACGGCTTATCAAAGTGCGGCTTGATCATCCCATCGCTGCCTGTCTCGAAAAGTCCGAGAGGCTAAAGGAGCGGTTTAACCTGAAACATGCGGAGGTTGTGCCGAGCGACCCTGCGGGCGTCTCTTCGACAGTGGGCATTGCTGAGGCGGGGGCGGCTGAAATCGAACGTTGGCTTAAAAGTGCTGAGCCGATCGTGCTGGCCGTAGGAACCGGGCGTACGCTGAAGGCGGCCGTGGACCAGTTGCCGCCGATGGAGTGCCCGCAACATCGGATTGTTTCCTTGACCGGCAATATAGGGCGGGATGGATCTGCGGCCTACTACAACGTCATCTTCTCGATGGCTGATGCGATCAAGGCACGACACTTTCCGATGCCGTTACCGGTCCTATGCTCGTCTGCCGAGGAGCGCGAGTTGCTCCATGATCAATCCATCGTGCGCTCTACGCTGGCGTTGGGTGCTACGGCATCCGTGACCTTTGTCGGGGTCGGGGAACTCGGTGAAAATGCGCCTCTCTGCCTTGATGGTTTTCTTGGGGTCGACGAGATGAAGGCTCTGATGGAAAACGGCGCGGTCGGGGAGATCTGCGGCTGGTTTTATGATGCTGATGGCAAGGTGCTGGATCATCCAGTCAATGAGCGGGTTGCCTCTGTTCCTATCCCTTCGCGAGACACTTGCACCGTTATCGGTCTAGCTCAGGGGCAGCGCAAGCAATCCTCGATTCTCGCTGCTTTGCGGGGAGGTTTGCTGAACGGCATCATCACTGATGAAGCGACAAGTGAATATTTGCTCACGCATTGA